CTCATCGTTAGAATAGAGACCGTCACCAGTATGTTCAAATGTCCAAGTGGTTGTACCATCCGTAACTGAGACCACGGCGTTAGAGACTATCGGGTTAGGATCTTTGGACAGAAAGTCATTTGTTGTGGTCAACCGAAACTGCTGTGTTGTCAATGGACTCGTAGTGTTACGCTCCAGACCTCCATCGATGACTAATTTGGGAGTGGACTCGACCAAGTCGATATCATTGGTAACATCGGTCTCACAGGAAAGGACAAGGATGCCAATACAAAGACAGGCAATATGTAGTACTGTTTTTACTATTGTTTTCATATTCTTTTTTTTTTGTTAAAATTTGAATTGGTAGGTAACCGAAGGAACAATTCCTAAAAAAGAAAACTTACTGGCTTCGGTTTGTCCAGTTGGGATGTCAATATTGTTAATCTCGTCTACACGTTCCCGAAAGAATATAGTAGCGGCATTCTGTCTATTATACACGTTGGCCAGACTGAATATCCATGTACCGTTTCTTCCTTCTTTGGGATTTAGGGTAGCCGATAGATCTAGTCTATGGAACGCTGGAAGTCGATTTCCATTTCTGCCTTCATAGTCTGCTACAATTAGGCCGTTCTGTTCAAATTTTCCAGTAGGGTAAGTCACGGGCTTGCCCGAACCATAAACAAAATTTGCCCCGAAATCCCAACGGTCATTTAACTTATAGAGACCTACTAGGCTCACTTCATGAAGTTGATCGTTATTGGCTGGATAGAATTTATTATTATTTATACCCTGTATTTTACGTTCCGTACGTGCTAGGGTGTAACTGAGCCATCCTGTTAATTTACCCGAGTTTTTGTTTAATTGGAATTCCATACCGTAAGCGCGCCCATCACCTTGTACCACTTGAGTCTCTATTTGTTCTTGGAATAATAAGTCCGCTCCGTCTACAAAATCGGTCACATCACTAAGGTCTTTATAATAGGCCTCTACACTAAAATCATAATTGTTGTCCTTCAGAGTCCTAAAATAGCCTAGGGCGAACTGATCAGAGTATTGGGGTTTTAGATAAGGACCACTTGGCGCCCAAATATCAAGAGGGGTGGCCGATGTGGAATTCGACATCAGATGAAGATACTGGTAGTTTCTATTGTAGCTCGCTTTTAATGACGTGTTCTCATTCCAAAGGAAACGCGCAGAAGCCCTTGGCTCAAAATTATTAAAGCTTTCGATAATGTCGCCCTTCGCATAGTTTGTTTCGCTGGCCACGGCGTTTTCATAAAAAAGGTCTAAAGTGGTATTAAAGGTTAGGGGAGCCCCGTTTAGGTATGTCGGTACCGTTTCATTTCCAAGCCTTTGAAAATAAGACCATCTAAGGCCATATTGTAGACTCAACTTATCGGAAATTTTCTGCTCGAAATCCACATAGGGTGCGGTTTCTAGAGCGTATTTTTCCTGAAATTCCTGTGGAGTTGTGGTAGAATTATTGATTGATGAGATTTCGCCGGGGTTAAAATTATAGTAAGTAAAATCTACACCTGCCTTTAAGGTATTACCAGAACTGATGTACCAGTTAAGCCGTGGCTTTAGGTTCCAATTTACGATACTTGATGCCCATCTGAACTCTGAACCGGAGGTCAATACATCAACTTCATAGTTATAGTCGCTATAGATCAATGAACTCTGAAAAAACAGTTTGTCATTCAGAACACTGGTATAACGTAGAGTAGCTGAACCATTGCCGTAGGTATTACCGAATATGTTCTTTATGGCAAATTGATCTTGTCCAAAGTATCCTGATAGATACAACCGATTGTTCTCGTTCAGGTTATAGTTCACTTTTAGATTCAGATCGTAAAAGAAGAGTTTTGTATCCTTGAAATCATCTATTAAGGGTGCAAAGACGTCTATATAAGACCGTCTTCCGGCCAAAAGATAACTTCCTTTTCCCTCTTCTTTGTTGCCCTTTCCTATTGGCCCTTGGATTAGGGCCCTACTTGAAATAAGACCGATCCCTAATTCGCCTTCAAACTCTTTCAGATTTCCCTCGCGTTGTTTGATATCCAATACAGAGGATAAACGGCCTCCAAAGGTTGCGGGAATACCCCCTTTATACAACTTGACATCCTTTACCGCATCGGCATTGAATACTGAAAAGAAACCCAAAAGGTGGGAGGCATTAAAGATGGTGGCATCATCGAGAAGCACAAGGTTCTGGTCAGATGAACCGCCACGAACATTGAAACCTGATGAACCTTCACTCACGCTGGATACCCCAGGGAGTAATTGTATCGATTTCAGCACGTCTACCTCACCTAGACCCGTTGGTAGTTTTTTTATTGTAGCAGTCTTGAGGGTGGCTACGCTCATTTCGGTAGACTTGATATCCCGAGTAGTTTTTGAAGTGGTCACAACGACTTCATCTAGAGTATTGGATTCTTCTACCATTTGAAAACTCAATTTCTTATCGGCATCAAGAACTACCTCTTGTTGCATGGTTTCAAAACCTAGGTAGCTGACTACTACGTTATGAGTTCCTTCTATTAAACTAATAGAGAAAAAACCATAGTCATTGGTCGTGGTGCCCTTATCGCCGTCAACGATAATATTTACCCCGAAGAGGGCTTCCCCGTTGGAAGACTCTTTGACGTACCCACTTATGGTATGCTCTTGCTGGGCAGAGAGTACAAAAGTGGTCATACTTAAAATACAGAAAACTATTTTTTTCATTATTGGATTTTTAGATTTTGAGGTGCTTTTCTTTAGCAAAATTATGCGGGTACCATCGCGTTGTCAGATGGATTATGATAGGCTTGGAGAATTTTCGATGAACCATGTTGTTTTTTGGATGAATCAGATTCGGGTATGTCGTTAGGAGCCCAGTTACTATTATATAGTTCCTTTCGTAAGGTTTTGAAATAAATTTAAAAGATTGTTTTATAAAAAAAAGCTTGTCCAAAAAACCACACTTATTATGAGTCTGTGTAACGTTTTAAATCTGTAGCAATTAGATTTTTCAAATTTAAATTCTTCAATAAAGAGAAGGCAAACACATTAGTAAACCTTCTTTAACCTTATTTTTTTTGACTTAATCCATAAAAAAAATGAATGATGAAAAAAATCAGTAAAACTTGCGTAGGTACGTTTATTCACTCTTATGGTTGTAGCATGTAATAATGAATCTTCTGTAGAGAACCCTTTAGGGTAAGTAGCGAGGTCATATCCTACCACTAATTCTTTAAATTGAGGGTATTAGGCTAGTTTATTTTCAACTGCTATTTTTGCGGCGAGGAATCTCCAACTTAGAACAGCAAGAAGATTTCCCGTCAATAAACCCATCATAAGGTCAAAAGCACTGACCCCGGCGGTTAAAAATAAGGGGCTAATTATGAATTTCTTTTCTACAGCGTATTCACCAGCGTACATTCTTAAAAAAGCTTTTCCAGCCTTTTAGTTTTAATTCGGGTACCGGTTATCTTTTAAACTCTCCACCTACTTTTTTTCCAATTAGGTCTTACTAGTGTTTATTTTTGTTCATAATAGGGGTGTTTGTTTGGAAATAAGGTGTTTTGGTAAGTCTTCAACACGTTCGTAGCGTAATTGGTTTATTACTTGTTTGAACTGTGCTTTAAGTATAAAAGAATGTTATGGTTGTATGTGGCTTTCGCTAGAATAGCAGGTGTGTTGGGCTACATTAGGTCTTGCAGTCTAACTGGCGCAATCCCAAAAGGAGTGTTAAACTGAATGCCCATTACTTTTATTTTTATGGAGCTTGTGTCATAATTACTAAGGTATCATGGCTGCAGTTGTATTTTTCGTATTACTGCCGTGTTTCTGGAAAGGCTTATGTCTTCATTGCAACCACCATCTAGATATTCAAAAGCAAATTTTCGTATCCTTGATTTCGCTTTTTTGCGTAAATCATCTACGGATAGGTAATTTAAATTAAAATTCATCGCCATAGTTACTTTTTAATAAATGGTGAGTGCTTTTTTACAGCATAATTCGTTTTGAGAAATTTGGATTCCAAAACTTTGTCTGAAATAATGATTGCAGCACCTAAGGCTGAACCTAGAGAAGAATTTGTAGTTCTAAGTTTCATAGTATTCAAAAACTGGGAAAGCAGTTTAATATATACTTCGTTGTCGCTAAAACCACCATCTATATAAAGTTGTTTTATTTTAGAGTTTCCAATGGCAATTTTTATACTTTTCTCTTGAAGTAAAACTAATTCTAACAGTAATTGATGGTAGGCCTTATCAAAATTATCATAAGGTATTGAAGTTTGGTCTGGCATGTTTTCAGAAGGTATAGTGTGCCATTTGAACATATGTACAAAATCTCTATTGATTTTAAAAAAGAGGTCTTTGTTGAATTTTACTTTTCTATGGGCATCATGGGGTACATTAAAATGCTCCGATAAAACCTTTACTTGAAGCTTGTATTCATTGCCCAAAAATAAGGTGGAAACTTTTACGGGGCTTCCATCTATTCTCATGTTGAAGAGCGAGTTGTTTTTGATATCATCTGGGGTAAGTATTCCTTCGTTGAATGGGTTGATTGATATACTCCACGTCCCGGTAGAAACCAATAAAAAAGGTTTGGTAATACTGCGTATGTAGGGAATTAGAGCAGAAGAGCTATCATGGATTCCTACGCCCATTTTAATTTTATGTCCTTTATAGTGAATCAAATTTGTTTTTCCTGAGGGCTCAATAGGAGGTAGCTTTTTATCTATTCCTTCTTTATAAACCCATTGGTGATATTCTTTTTTTTGAAAATCCCAAAGTAAGGTATGACAGCCTATACTGGTATATTCACTCACAGGAATGTCTGTAAATAGGTAACTCAAGTATTGGGGCAGGTGCAGTGAATATTTTATCTTTTTAAAAATTTCTGGTTGCGAATTTTTCAACCAATATAACTGCATTCCTGTATTTAGCATTCCCATTTTTGGAGAACCTGTTATTCTTGATAGTTTTTTTTCTGGGCCATAAGCTTTATAAAAAGAATCAGAAACATCTTCTTTTATAGGTTTCATATAATTGTACAGAGGGGTAAGTGGTTTTCCGTCTTGACCAATATGAACCAGACTAGCTCCGTAACATGAAAAGTTTAGGGATTCAATCTCATATTTAGAAGAGTCAAGCATTTTATCAAACACTTCTTTTGCCCATTTTTCCAAGGCTTCAAGATTTTCCGTTGGGTAACCATCTTCATCCTCAATTTCATCAAAACGAGCGTATTCACGATGTACTTCTTGGAAGTTATCATCAAATAGAAAGAACTTTTTATTCGTTCTTCCAATATCAAATACGGCCGTTACTTTCATTTTCATGGTATCATATTTGTGGTACAGATTATAGGAATTAGCTTTTTAATCTCCAGTGACACTAAATTAATTCTTTATATTAGCTCTTGTTAGTATAGCTGGAATTTGTACTCAAATTAATGGTAGTAAATTCATTTTTATTTACTTCGAGATAATATTTAATATTGAAAAAACACTTCCATGAACCAAGTAATTCATGGAAGTGAAACAAAACTCAAATAAACTATCGTACAAATGCATTGGCCATACCGCCATCTACATTAATAATATTTCCTGTAGTCTTATTCAATACACCAACACAGGCAAAGACCCCATCGGCAATATCTTTCGGATAAATAATTTCGTTCAATAGGTTGCGTTTGGCGTAATGTGCGGGAAGCTCTTCAACTGTAATTCCGTATGCTTTTGCACGTCCTTCGGCCCAATCTCCTTCCCATATTTTACTACCAACAATAACCCCATCAGGATTAACGGTATTCACACGTATTTTATCACCACCTAACTCTGCGGCTAATAAACGAGCCATATGTTGTTGGGCAGCTTTAGCTGTTCCATAGGCTACATTATTTGGACCTGAAACCAAACCATTTTTACTAGCAATACTAATAACGTCACCACCTAGGCTTTGTTTACGCATAACCGCTACCGCTTGTTTGGCTAGCTCAAATTGACCTTTTACAAGGACGTTTTGAAGAATATCCCAATCTTTCTCCGTAGTATCTTCTAAAGGTTTGGAAATGGCAAGACCGGCACTATGAACAACAATGTCTACACCACCAAATTCCAAACAAGCCTTTTTATAGGCATCTGCAACTGATTCGCTTTTTGTTACATCACAAACAGCATAGCTTGCAATATCTCTAGCGTAAGTAGCAACACCTTCTTTTAATCTATCTTCAACAATATCCGTCAATACAACATTGGCACCTTCTTCGGCCAACTTATCTGCAATAGCTTTACCTATACCGCCACCTGCACCAGTAACCAAAGCTACTTTGCGGGATAAAGGTTTTTCTTTTGGCATTCGCTGTAACTTTGCTTCTTCCAGCAACCAATATTCAATATCAAAAGCTTCTTGTCTTGGTAATGATGTGTATTCCGTAATAGCTTCTGCACCACGCATTACGTTAATGGCATTTACGTAAAATTCATTGGCAACACGAGTAGTCTGCTTATTTTTTGCAAAGCTGAACATACCTACACCTGGGTAGATAATTATAACCGGACTGGCATCTCTAACGCCAGGGCTATTATCACGTTTATGGTTGTCATAATAGGATTGATATTCCTTTCTGTACTGTTCAAAATCAGGTCGTAATTTGGCAAGAACAGCCTCCGTATCAGAAAGGTCTTCTTTAGCATCTAATTTTAATACTAAAGGCTGAATTTTAGTTCTCAAAAAGTGATCAGGACAAGATGTGCCCATAGGTGCCAAACGTTCTAAATCATTACTATTAATGTACTCAAGAACAACATCACTATCATTAAAATGACCTATCATTCTATTTTCAGAAGAACATAATCCTCTTAACATAGGCATAAGTTGAGCTGCTTTTTCCAAACGCTCCTCTTTTGCAAGACTTTCTATTTTTTGGCCACCAAATACACTTCCGTTTTCCGCAATCTTTTTTTCTATATACTCTGAAGCCATTTCAATAACTTCCAAACTGTTCATATAACATTCATGAGAAGTGTCTCCCCAGGTAAAGAGTCCGTGACTGCCCAAAACAATTCCGCGAATTCCAGGGTTATCGTTCAGGCATTTTTCCAGTTGAAGTCCTAAATCAAAACCTGGTCGTTGCCAAGGCACCCAGCCCATAGTATCACCCCAAATTTCTTTGGTTACTTTTTCACTGTCCTTTGCTGCGGCAACTGCAATTAATGCATCAGGGTGTAGGTGATCTATGTGTTTGAACGGAAGCAAACCATGTAAGGGAGTGTCTATAGAGGGTGCTTTACTGTCTAAATCATAAATACAATGGTTAAATAGACCAACCATGCGGTCTTCGTCTTCTAAACCACCGTAAACATTCTTTAAATTTCTTAATCTTTCGGTATAAAGACCCGCTATTCCAGCTTTAGTCAATGTACCAATATCCCCACCGGAACCCTTAATCCACATTACCTCTACATCATCATTGGTCAATGGGTCTTTTTCAATGGTCTTACAACTCGTATTGCCACCACCATAATTGGTGATTCTTAAATCTGCTCCAAGAATATTTGAGCGATAAAGAAAAAGAGCTACTTGGTCATCACCTAAAGCTGCTGCTTTTTTTTCATCCCAAAGATGGTCTACATACTTAAATTGTTGTGCTGTATTTTTCATTTGAAGGGTTATTACGTTTATTGACAAATGTAGATTATCAAATAAAGCTTTGTGTCCTGTACTGTACCGTCTAGGTAAAAAATAAATATGTGTATTTTGGGTAAATTACCAAATTACATCTTTACTATTGTGATATTATATGGCCATTAAAATTGAAAAAATAAAGACTTCAGCTGATGAATATATTTAATTTTATTAAAATAAACGAGAGCTCAAGAGTACCCAAATATAGACAGATTGTGGACTCGATTATCTATAATATCTCTGCTGGAAATCTAAAGATGGATGATAAAATTCCGTCTATAAATAGGTTTAGTGAAGAGTATCTTTTATCACGTGATACGGTAGAAAAAGCTTATAGTATTCTAAGGGAGCGAAAAGTTATTATTTCTATAAGAGGTAAGGGGTATTACATAGCACGAACCAAATTAATTTCAAAAGTTAATATACTTTTTCTT
This genomic interval from Zobellia roscoffensis contains the following:
- a CDS encoding TonB-dependent receptor → MKKIVFCILSMTTFVLSAQQEHTISGYVKESSNGEALFGVNIIVDGDKGTTTNDYGFFSISLIEGTHNVVVSYLGFETMQQEVVLDADKKLSFQMVEESNTLDEVVVTTSKTTRDIKSTEMSVATLKTATIKKLPTGLGEVDVLKSIQLLPGVSSVSEGSSGFNVRGGSSDQNLVLLDDATIFNASHLLGFFSVFNADAVKDVKLYKGGIPATFGGRLSSVLDIKQREGNLKEFEGELGIGLISSRALIQGPIGKGNKEEGKGSYLLAGRRSYIDVFAPLIDDFKDTKLFFYDLNLKVNYNLNENNRLYLSGYFGQDQFAIKNIFGNTYGNGSATLRYTSVLNDKLFFQSSLIYSDYNYEVDVLTSGSEFRWASSIVNWNLKPRLNWYISSGNTLKAGVDFTYYNFNPGEISSINNSTTTPQEFQEKYALETAPYVDFEQKISDKLSLQYGLRWSYFQRLGNETVPTYLNGAPLTFNTTLDLFYENAVASETNYAKGDIIESFNNFEPRASARFLWNENTSLKASYNRNYQYLHLMSNSTSATPLDIWAPSGPYLKPQYSDQFALGYFRTLKDNNYDFSVEAYYKDLSDVTDFVDGADLLFQEQIETQVVQGDGRAYGMEFQLNKNSGKLTGWLSYTLARTERKIQGINNNKFYPANNDQLHEVSLVGLYKLNDRWDFGANFVYGSGKPVTYPTGKFEQNGLIVADYEGRNGNRLPAFHRLDLSATLNPKEGRNGTWIFSLANVYNRQNAATIFFRERVDEINNIDIPTGQTEASKFSFLGIVPSVTYQFKF
- a CDS encoding FGGY-family carbohydrate kinase, whose protein sequence is MKMKVTAVFDIGRTNKKFFLFDDNFQEVHREYARFDEIEDEDGYPTENLEALEKWAKEVFDKMLDSSKYEIESLNFSCYGASLVHIGQDGKPLTPLYNYMKPIKEDVSDSFYKAYGPEKKLSRITGSPKMGMLNTGMQLYWLKNSQPEIFKKIKYSLHLPQYLSYLFTDIPVSEYTSIGCHTLLWDFQKKEYHQWVYKEGIDKKLPPIEPSGKTNLIHYKGHKIKMGVGIHDSSSALIPYIRSITKPFLLVSTGTWSISINPFNEGILTPDDIKNNSLFNMRIDGSPVKVSTLFLGNEYKLQVKVLSEHFNVPHDAHRKVKFNKDLFFKINRDFVHMFKWHTIPSENMPDQTSIPYDNFDKAYHQLLLELVLLQEKSIKIAIGNSKIKQLYIDGGFSDNEVYIKLLSQFLNTMKLRTTNSSLGSALGAAIIISDKVLESKFLKTNYAVKKHSPFIKK
- a CDS encoding bifunctional aldolase/short-chain dehydrogenase encodes the protein MKNTAQQFKYVDHLWDEKKAAALGDDQVALFLYRSNILGADLRITNYGGGNTSCKTIEKDPLTNDDVEVMWIKGSGGDIGTLTKAGIAGLYTERLRNLKNVYGGLEDEDRMVGLFNHCIYDLDSKAPSIDTPLHGLLPFKHIDHLHPDALIAVAAAKDSEKVTKEIWGDTMGWVPWQRPGFDLGLQLEKCLNDNPGIRGIVLGSHGLFTWGDTSHECYMNSLEVIEMASEYIEKKIAENGSVFGGQKIESLAKEERLEKAAQLMPMLRGLCSSENRMIGHFNDSDVVLEYINSNDLERLAPMGTSCPDHFLRTKIQPLVLKLDAKEDLSDTEAVLAKLRPDFEQYRKEYQSYYDNHKRDNSPGVRDASPVIIIYPGVGMFSFAKNKQTTRVANEFYVNAINVMRGAEAITEYTSLPRQEAFDIEYWLLEEAKLQRMPKEKPLSRKVALVTGAGGGIGKAIADKLAEEGANVVLTDIVEDRLKEGVATYARDIASYAVCDVTKSESVADAYKKACLEFGGVDIVVHSAGLAISKPLEDTTEKDWDILQNVLVKGQFELAKQAVAVMRKQSLGGDVISIASKNGLVSGPNNVAYGTAKAAQQHMARLLAAELGGDKIRVNTVNPDGVIVGSKIWEGDWAEGRAKAYGITVEELPAHYAKRNLLNEIIYPKDIADGVFACVGVLNKTTGNIINVDGGMANAFVR